The Primulina tabacum isolate GXHZ01 chromosome 16, ASM2559414v2, whole genome shotgun sequence genome window below encodes:
- the LOC142528289 gene encoding non-specific lipid transfer protein GPI-anchored 10-like, which produces MSCLPHPCAPFVQGVEASQVQSCCDSLNQLYGQKHTCLCPFLNDPSALSSFPINTTLALELPQLCNLQIDPSICGGASLPSTSPGAQVSLGARPNSTVAASPVVTVAPRPSIMGFGIRNAEVRLKVKSQLLVLLMATIYFSADK; this is translated from the exons ATGAGCTGTCTG CCCCATCCATGTGCGCCGTTCGTGCAAGGCGTGGAAGCTTCACAAGTGCAGTCATGCTGTGATAGTCTTAACCAACTCTACGGCCAGAAGCATACTTGCCTTTGTCCATTCCTCAATGACCCGTCTGCCTTGAGTTCGTTTCCTATCAACACAACGCTTGCTCTAGAGTTGCCTCAGCTGTGCAATCTCCAAATAGACCCTTCTATTTGCGGAG GAGCTTCCTTGCCATCTACTTCCCCTGGTGCTCAAGTTTCCCTCGGGGCAAGACCGAATTCAACAGTTGCAG CTTCTCCAGTAGTAACAGTAGCGCCTCGACCGAGCATTATGGGATTTGGAATTCGCAATGCCGAAGTGAGGCTGAAGGTGAAAAGCCAATTGTTGGTTCTTCTGATGGCTACAATTTATTTCAGTGCTGACAAATGA